A portion of the Halalkalicoccus tibetensis genome contains these proteins:
- a CDS encoding ThuA domain-containing protein, translating into MSLRVLAIGETAFPFHDFEEVGPRFEEVLGNTIELTLTTDKDALSDLDEYDVVLDYLTDSTLSDEQREGLLAFVREGNGYVGVHCAADLTSTASDDPDDVLDTREEPLPELRELLSGHFLDHPEQSEFGVGIVDDHPITAGVDDFTVFDEPYQVECDDDVSVLARMDHPDLAEYPVAWTKRYGEGRVYYLSLGHTEEVFETDGFRSLLVNGVEWAAGMEPQ; encoded by the coding sequence ATGTCACTACGCGTGCTCGCGATCGGCGAGACAGCGTTCCCGTTCCACGACTTCGAGGAGGTCGGACCGCGTTTCGAGGAGGTCCTCGGGAACACGATCGAACTCACGCTCACGACCGACAAGGACGCCCTCTCGGACCTCGACGAATACGACGTCGTCCTCGACTACCTGACCGACAGCACGCTGTCGGACGAACAGCGCGAGGGGCTCCTCGCGTTCGTTCGTGAGGGCAACGGCTACGTCGGGGTCCACTGCGCCGCGGACCTCACGAGCACTGCGTCGGACGACCCCGACGACGTCCTCGACACCCGCGAGGAGCCCCTTCCGGAGCTGCGCGAGCTGCTCAGCGGTCACTTCCTCGACCATCCCGAACAGAGCGAGTTCGGCGTCGGGATCGTCGACGACCACCCGATCACCGCCGGCGTCGACGACTTCACGGTCTTCGACGAGCCCTACCAGGTGGAGTGCGACGACGACGTCTCCGTCCTCGCCCGGATGGACCACCCCGACTTAGCGGAGTACCCGGTGGCGTGGACGAAGCGCTATGGAGAGGGACGGGTCTACTACCTCTCGCTGGGCCACACCGAGGAGGTCTTCGAGACCGACGGCTTTCGCTCGTTGCTGGTGAACGGCGTCGAATGGGCCGCGGGGATGGAACCGCAGTAA
- a CDS encoding alpha-glucuronidase family glycosyl hydrolase, with amino-acid sequence MPVEDYDDCWLRYEPVEDEELSNAYRRHCTHAYVSEGAPELGAVREELRRGLGGLLGREPHLWQHPPRSVDGFLAIGLPDEMRPISESVDPDEVRGLHDEGYLIRSVEWEGSDCTVLTAPRDRGLVYGTFHLLRLMATGEPIIDLDVVEEPANETRMINHWDDPFRGSVERGYAGRTLFDWERLPDLKERYYDYARLLASVGINGVSVNNVNTKIPGREGANEVVSGQAGWQLLESENLEKVAALASVFRQYGIKTYLSVNYASPMLIGGLETADPLDPAVEEWWAGKAEEVYDRIPDFGGFVVKADSEGQTGPYDYDRDHAEGANVIARALAPHGGRVWWRAFVYSEHEDRAVQAYETFEPLDGEFHENVTVQIKNGPIDFQPREPVSTLFGAMPETAMGCELQITGEYTGQGVHACYLVPQWKEVLEFDTDGNGSPVKDVLGGTEGQGIAGVGVVGDDPNWFGHHLAGANLYGYGRLCWDPDLDSETVTDEWIRQSFGDDPTTVETVSEILLDSWEASIDYHTGGIGLMHMMYNGEAALENHYDPSPGEWPEYHVADGEGIGIDRTSEGSGYVEQYREPVAERYASPEDCPEELLLFFHRLPWEHELADGTTVIQRLYDNCFAGVEEVRRLHDRWSSLEGDIDDRRHRHVAERFDEHVLQAERWRDTLVTFFHEHSGVADERGRVPLD; translated from the coding sequence ATGCCGGTCGAGGACTACGACGACTGCTGGCTGCGTTACGAGCCGGTCGAGGACGAGGAACTATCGAATGCCTATCGGAGACACTGCACCCACGCCTACGTCTCCGAGGGCGCCCCCGAACTGGGCGCCGTCCGCGAGGAGCTCCGACGCGGGCTGGGCGGGCTGCTCGGGCGGGAGCCACACCTCTGGCAGCACCCGCCCCGGTCGGTCGATGGCTTCCTCGCGATCGGGCTTCCCGACGAGATGCGCCCGATCAGCGAGTCGGTCGATCCCGACGAGGTCCGCGGGCTCCATGACGAGGGCTACCTGATCCGATCGGTCGAGTGGGAGGGGAGCGACTGTACCGTCCTCACGGCGCCACGGGATCGAGGACTGGTCTACGGCACCTTCCACCTGCTCCGGCTGATGGCGACCGGCGAGCCGATCATTGACCTCGACGTCGTCGAGGAGCCCGCCAACGAGACGCGGATGATCAACCACTGGGACGACCCGTTCCGCGGGTCGGTCGAGCGCGGCTATGCCGGCCGGACGCTCTTCGACTGGGAGCGCCTGCCCGACCTGAAGGAGCGCTATTACGACTACGCGCGGCTTCTCGCTTCGGTCGGGATCAACGGCGTCTCGGTCAACAACGTCAACACGAAGATCCCCGGGCGAGAGGGCGCCAACGAGGTCGTCTCCGGGCAGGCGGGCTGGCAGCTGCTCGAATCCGAGAACCTGGAGAAGGTCGCCGCGCTCGCGTCCGTGTTCCGCCAGTATGGGATCAAGACCTACCTGTCGGTGAACTACGCCTCCCCGATGCTCATTGGAGGATTAGAGACGGCCGATCCCCTCGACCCCGCCGTCGAGGAGTGGTGGGCCGGGAAGGCGGAGGAAGTCTACGACCGGATCCCCGACTTCGGCGGGTTCGTCGTCAAGGCGGACTCGGAGGGCCAGACGGGACCCTACGACTACGACCGGGACCACGCCGAGGGCGCGAACGTCATCGCCCGCGCGCTCGCCCCCCACGGCGGGCGCGTCTGGTGGCGCGCGTTCGTCTACTCGGAGCACGAGGACCGGGCGGTGCAGGCCTACGAGACGTTCGAACCGCTCGACGGCGAGTTCCACGAGAACGTCACCGTCCAGATCAAGAACGGGCCCATAGACTTCCAGCCCCGCGAGCCGGTCTCGACGCTGTTCGGCGCGATGCCCGAGACGGCGATGGGCTGTGAGCTCCAGATTACCGGCGAGTACACCGGCCAGGGCGTTCACGCGTGCTATCTCGTCCCCCAGTGGAAGGAGGTCCTCGAGTTCGATACCGATGGGAACGGCTCGCCCGTCAAGGACGTCCTCGGCGGGACCGAGGGCCAGGGGATCGCCGGCGTCGGCGTCGTCGGTGACGACCCCAACTGGTTCGGCCACCACCTCGCGGGAGCGAACCTCTACGGCTACGGGCGGCTCTGCTGGGATCCCGACCTCGACTCGGAAACGGTCACCGACGAGTGGATCAGACAGAGCTTCGGCGACGATCCGACGACCGTCGAGACAGTGAGCGAGATCCTGCTCGATTCGTGGGAGGCCTCGATCGACTATCACACCGGCGGCATCGGGTTGATGCACATGATGTACAACGGCGAGGCCGCCCTCGAGAACCACTACGACCCCTCGCCCGGCGAGTGGCCCGAGTACCACGTCGCCGACGGGGAGGGAATCGGGATCGACCGCACGAGCGAGGGGAGCGGCTACGTCGAGCAGTACCGCGAGCCGGTCGCCGAGCGCTACGCCTCCCCCGAGGACTGCCCGGAGGAGCTGCTGTTGTTCTTCCATCGCCTCCCCTGGGAGCACGAGCTCGCCGACGGGACGACCGTGATCCAACGGCTCTACGACAACTGCTTCGCCGGCGTCGAGGAGGTACGGAGGCTTCACGATCGATGGAGCTCGCTCGAGGGGGACATCGACGACCGGCGCCACCGCCACGTCGCCGAGCGGTTCGACGAGCACGTCCTGCAGGCAGAGCGGTGGCGAGACACGCTCGTCACGTTCTTCCACGAGCATTCGGGGGTCGCCGACGAACGCGGGCGGGTCCCGCTCGACTGA
- a CDS encoding endo-1,4-beta-xylanase — protein MSTHSSLRETADDRGFRIGAALNARSLRSDPSYWKAARNEFNAITPENALKMGPLRPSRKTYDFTDADAIVDFGRAHDMYVRGHTLVWHNQKPDWFQAWDYTDEQLETFLRDHVHTVAGRYRAKIDAWDVVNEAVADDGTLRETVWADAMGEEYLDKAFRWAREVTDADLYYNDYGADAVNGKSDAIHDLLSDLLDRGVPIDGVGLQCHALGEWPDPDSVAENVRRFRELGLDVQITEMDVAFPADERPEDALEQQAEYYRAITEACLEAGCDTLVQWGVNDATSWLRGFKDFPERFTGDPLLFDDGCDPKPAYHAVREALVED, from the coding sequence ATGTCGACCCATTCGTCCCTTAGAGAGACGGCCGACGACCGCGGCTTCCGGATCGGCGCCGCGCTGAACGCCCGGTCGCTCCGGAGCGACCCGAGCTACTGGAAGGCCGCGAGAAACGAGTTCAACGCGATCACGCCCGAGAACGCCCTGAAGATGGGGCCGCTCCGCCCCTCGCGGAAGACCTACGACTTCACCGACGCCGACGCGATCGTCGACTTCGGGCGCGCCCACGACATGTACGTCCGCGGGCACACCCTCGTCTGGCACAACCAGAAGCCCGACTGGTTCCAGGCGTGGGACTACACCGACGAACAGCTCGAAACGTTCCTCCGGGACCACGTTCATACGGTGGCGGGGCGGTATCGCGCGAAGATCGACGCCTGGGACGTCGTCAACGAGGCGGTCGCCGACGACGGCACGCTCCGGGAGACGGTGTGGGCCGACGCGATGGGTGAGGAGTACCTCGATAAGGCGTTCCGGTGGGCCCGCGAGGTCACTGACGCCGACCTCTACTACAACGACTACGGCGCCGACGCGGTCAACGGGAAGTCCGACGCCATCCACGACCTCCTCTCGGACCTGCTCGATCGGGGCGTCCCGATCGACGGCGTCGGCCTCCAGTGTCACGCGCTCGGGGAGTGGCCCGACCCCGACTCGGTCGCGGAGAACGTTCGGCGATTCCGCGAGCTCGGCCTCGACGTGCAGATCACCGAGATGGACGTCGCGTTTCCGGCCGACGAACGGCCCGAGGACGCTCTGGAGCAGCAGGCCGAGTACTACCGGGCGATCACCGAGGCCTGTCTCGAGGCGGGGTGTGATACCCTCGTCCAGTGGGGCGTCAACGACGCGACCTCCTGGCTGCGGGGCTTCAAGGACTTCCCCGAGCGGTTCACGGGCGATCCGTTACTGTTCGACGACGGCTGCGACCCCAAGCCCGCATATCACGCCGTCCGGGAGGCGCTCGTGGAGGACTGA
- a CDS encoding RraA family protein: protein MTTELTAEQRDRLTQLHSALINDITDEMGIDDNVIPGTRIRPVWGREPVVGTACPSQRVEIGYEEEGSDDPRDSEFFQYLESVEEGDFVVMAAPPETEVGLWGELLSTIVQENGAVGALIDGPTRDSRLIEEHAFPVWSDGHSSIESFGRVSFREYDVPVSVHGVTIRPGDVLFADYESIVVLDPGIVEEVLERGEEELETENAVREDIRSGDSVFEVWDRYGTL from the coding sequence ATGACAACGGAACTCACGGCAGAGCAGCGCGATCGCCTGACGCAGCTCCACAGCGCGCTGATCAACGACATCACCGACGAGATGGGCATCGACGACAACGTGATCCCCGGGACGCGGATCCGGCCCGTCTGGGGCCGCGAGCCGGTCGTCGGGACCGCCTGCCCCTCCCAGCGCGTCGAGATCGGCTACGAGGAGGAGGGGTCGGACGACCCCCGGGACTCCGAGTTCTTCCAGTACCTCGAGAGCGTCGAGGAGGGGGACTTCGTCGTGATGGCCGCACCCCCGGAGACCGAGGTCGGCCTCTGGGGGGAACTGCTGAGCACGATCGTCCAGGAGAACGGCGCCGTGGGCGCGCTGATCGACGGGCCGACCCGCGACTCGCGGCTGATCGAGGAGCACGCCTTCCCCGTCTGGTCGGACGGCCACAGCTCGATCGAATCGTTCGGCCGCGTGAGCTTCCGGGAGTACGACGTCCCCGTTTCCGTCCACGGCGTGACGATCCGTCCGGGCGACGTCCTCTTCGCCGACTACGAGTCGATCGTGGTCCTCGATCCCGGGATCGTCGAGGAGGTACTCGAACGGGGCGAGGAGGAACTCGAGACCGAGAACGCCGTCCGGGAGGACATCAGATCGGGCGACAGCGTCTTCGAGGTCTGGGACCGGTACGGCACACTCTGA
- a CDS encoding ABC transporter ATP-binding protein — translation MSADDSLVSISDLEVHFEDTSMMNAMVPSWLGDRIGIEAEPTVRAVDDISLDIDENDVIALVGESGCGKTTLGKAAVGLQRPTGGSIEYRGNDIWDIREGKSDADITFEEIRRSLQIIHQDPGAALNPYRSVLDNLAVPLKRWSPHLNYEERRNRILNMLKRTGISPPEDYAERYVHQLSGGEQQRVALIRALLVEPDVILADEAVSALDVSLRIGVMDLFLEMQEVFDTSFVFISHDLANARYLAGKSGGRIAVMYLGEIVEIGTADEIIHDPQHPYTKVLRWATPILDPEQAEEAMRESPPVRKIDIPDATNPPSGCRFHTRCPEAREACRQEAPELYETEEGEHHRTKCFRELEDHEYWRSPEITDDAEEATTADGTTATDEARS, via the coding sequence ATGAGCGCCGACGACTCCCTCGTCTCGATCTCGGACCTGGAGGTCCACTTCGAGGACACCTCGATGATGAACGCGATGGTCCCCTCCTGGCTCGGCGACCGGATAGGGATCGAGGCGGAGCCGACCGTCCGGGCGGTCGACGACATCTCGCTCGATATCGACGAGAACGACGTGATCGCCCTGGTCGGCGAGAGCGGCTGTGGGAAGACGACCCTCGGGAAGGCCGCAGTGGGCCTCCAGCGGCCCACGGGCGGGTCGATCGAGTACCGCGGCAACGACATCTGGGACATCAGGGAAGGGAAATCGGACGCCGACATCACCTTCGAGGAGATCCGCCGCTCGCTGCAGATCATCCACCAGGATCCCGGCGCCGCGCTCAACCCCTATCGGTCGGTGCTCGACAACCTCGCGGTGCCGCTGAAGCGCTGGAGCCCGCATCTCAACTACGAGGAACGGCGAAACCGGATCCTCAACATGCTCAAACGGACGGGTATCAGCCCGCCCGAGGACTACGCCGAGCGCTACGTCCACCAGCTCTCGGGCGGCGAGCAACAGCGGGTAGCGCTCATCCGCGCGCTGCTGGTCGAACCCGACGTGATCCTGGCCGACGAGGCCGTCAGCGCGCTGGACGTCTCGCTGCGGATCGGCGTGATGGACCTGTTCCTCGAGATGCAGGAGGTCTTCGACACCTCGTTCGTCTTCATTAGCCACGACCTCGCGAACGCCCGGTATCTGGCGGGGAAGTCGGGCGGGAGGATCGCCGTGATGTATCTCGGGGAGATCGTCGAGATCGGGACCGCCGACGAGATCATCCACGACCCCCAACACCCTTACACGAAGGTGCTGCGGTGGGCGACGCCCATACTCGACCCCGAGCAGGCCGAGGAGGCCATGCGCGAGTCGCCGCCGGTCCGGAAGATCGACATCCCCGACGCGACCAACCCGCCGTCGGGCTGTCGGTTCCACACGCGCTGTCCGGAGGCGCGCGAGGCCTGCCGCCAGGAGGCCCCGGAGCTCTACGAGACCGAGGAGGGCGAGCACCACCGGACGAAGTGCTTCCGCGAACTCGAGGACCACGAGTACTGGCGCAGCCCGGAGATTACGGACGACGCCGAGGAGGCGACGACGGCCGACGGGACGACGGCTACCGACGAGGCGCGGAGCTGA